One genomic window of Cydia pomonella isolate Wapato2018A chromosome 6, ilCydPomo1, whole genome shotgun sequence includes the following:
- the LOC133519056 gene encoding metallophosphoesterase 1 homolog: MRRVTKKLLTFFIGLVFVVIYCEFLIYYVVTVQCSWPELSTSGRPDELKALVIADTHLLGPYRGHWLDKWRREWQMHQAFQSIMTLHQPETVFILGDLFDEGEWTNEKQFQDYVKRFHKLFTVDVGVTMQVIVGNHDIGFHYNIRPGSAERFFKALNTSSVKLVTMKGSHFIFINSMAMEGDSCHLCREARFSLDKIAKSLECSKNPSECTEIPNFTYSQPIFMQHFPLFRTSDAQCTEPDAPPLPLRNKKFRNKIDALSREATDYLTRKFKPRAVFGGHTHHGCLVHHKDDRKDIDFYEYSVPSFSWRNRPDPKYMLVTISPHAYAVNKCGLPKETTIAVTAVILVFAVSYYSFKMKLIGRS; the protein is encoded by the exons ATGCGGCGTGTTACTAAGAAATTGTTAACATTTTTTATCGGCCTAGTGTTTGTTGTGATTTATTgcgaatttcttatttattatgttgttaCAGTACAG TGTTCTTGGCCAGAATTATCCACATCAGGAAGGCCTGATGAATTAAAGGCTTTAGTCATAGCGGACACTCACCTATTAGGACCATACCGGGGCCATTGGCTTGATAAATGGAGACGTGAATGGCAGATGCATCAAGCTTTTCAGTCTATAATGACTTTACATCAACCAGAAACAGTATTTATATTAG GAGATCTTTTTGATGAAGGTGAATGGACCAATGAGAAACAATTTCAAGACTATGTGAAAAGGTTCCACAAATTATTTACAGTTGATGTTGGTGTAACCATGCAGGTTATAGTAGGAAACCATGATATAGGATTTCATTATAA TATTCGGCCTGGTTCAGCAGAACGATTTTTCAAGGCACTCAACACATCCTCAGTAAAACTAGTTACAATGAAGGGCAGTCACTTCATCTTCATAAATTCAATGGCAATGGAAGGCGACTCATGTCATTTATGCAGGGAAGCTAGGTTTTCATTAGACAAAAtagcaa AGTCACTGGAATGCTCAAAAAATCCTAGTGAGTGCACTGAAATTCCAAATTTCACCTATAGTCAACCAATATTTATGCAA CACTTTCCTTTATTTAGAACATCAGACGCACAATGTACAGAACCTGATGCTCCACCTTTGCcgttaagaaataaaaaattcaGGAATAAAATAGATGCCTTATCACGGGAGGCAACAGACTATCTTACAAGAAAGTTCAAGCCGCGAGCTGTGTTCGGCGGACACACCCACCATGGGTGTTTAGTGCATCATAAGGATGATAGAAAAGACATCGATTTTTATGAATATTCTGTGCCATCTTTTTCATGGAGGAACAGACCTGACCCTAAATATATGCTG GTCACTATATCACCACATGCCTACgcagtaaataaatgtggtttaCCAAAAGAAACAACCATTGCGGTGACTGCTGTAATTCTCGTCTTTGCAGTGTCTTATTACTCATTCAAGATGAAATTGATTGGAAGGAGTTGA